In Mustela lutreola isolate mMusLut2 chromosome 1, mMusLut2.pri, whole genome shotgun sequence, one genomic interval encodes:
- the LOC131821231 gene encoding olfactory receptor 51V1-like, which produces MSVQAGSKVSNSTFLLTGFPGLEWEYPWLSIPFSCIYTMVLSGNCLVLHVIRTEPSLHQPMFYFLAMLALTDLCMGLSTVHTVLGILWGLSQEISLDACIAQAFFVHGLSCMESGVLLAMAFDRFTAISNPLRYTSILTNTRIISIGVAILGRSFLFITAPIVRLKFFDYCRPHILSHSFCLHQDLLRLACSDIRFNSFYALALVICTLFLDAVLILVSYILILHSVLTIASREERFKSLQTCVSHICAVLVFYIPIIGLTMVHRFGKHLSPVVHVLMGNIYILFPPLMNPIIYSVKTQQIRIRIQRWFTKPN; this is translated from the coding sequence atgtCTGTTCAAGCTGGTTCCAAAGTCAGTAACTCCACCTTTCTCCTTACGGGATTCCCTGGCCTGGAATGGGAATACCCTTGGCTCTCCATCCCTTTCTCCTGTATCTATACTATGGTACTCTCAGGGAACTGCCTGGTGCTGCACGTGATTCGGACAGAGCCGAGCCTGCATCAGCCCATGTTCTACTTCCTGGCCATGCTGGCCCTCACTGACCTATGCATGGGGCTGTCCACAGTACACACAGTCCTGGGCATCCTGTGGGGGCTCAGCCAGGAAATTTCTCTGGATGCATGCATTGCTCAAGCCTTCTTTGTTCATGGTCTATCATGCATGGAGTCTGGAGTCCTACTGGCTATGGCCTTTGATCGCTTCACTGCAATCTCCAATCCTCTGAGATATACATCCATTCTCACCAATACAAGAATCATCAGCATTGGTGTGGCCATTTTAGGGAGGAGTTTCCTGTTCATCACTGCTCCCATTGTCCGCCTAAAGTTCTTTGATTACTGCCGcccccacatcctctcccactctttctgcctgcaCCAGGACCTACTTCGGCTCGCCTGCTCTGACATCCGCTTCAACAGCTTCTATGCCTTGGCTCTGGTGATCTGCACACTGTTTTTGGATGCAGTGCTCATTCTGGTCTCCTACATCTTGATCCTGCACTCAGTATTGACTATTGCATCCCGGGAGGAGCGATTCAAGTCCTTGCAGACCTGTGTCTCCCACATCTGTGCAGTTCTAGTTTTCTATATCCCAATCATTGGTCTGACTATGGTGCACCGTTTTGGAAagcacctctctcctgtggtccACGTCCTCATGGGCAACATCTATATCCTTTTCCCACCCTTGATGAACCCCATCATCTACAGTGTCAAAACCCAACAAATACGTATTAGGATCCAGAGATGGTTCACTAAACCAAACTGA